A window of the Cucurbita pepo subsp. pepo cultivar mu-cu-16 chromosome LG01, ASM280686v2, whole genome shotgun sequence genome harbors these coding sequences:
- the LOC111796742 gene encoding 7-deoxyloganetic acid glucosyltransferase-like, translated as MEQEEAEPHVLMFPFPALGHVNPMLKLAQLLSLSGLRITFLNIHRIHQTLVLHTNLQSRFSRFPKFRFQTITDGLPPNYTGGLTKLSELTHSMEAVTKPLLRQMLVSSQLGPIPTCIILDGFFSFMVDVDAEPRIPVFCFRTVSACSFWAYSSIPSLIEDGQLPVKGEEDMDRMIVGVAGMENILRCRDLPSFSRVGDRTDPILQYSVNQTIQSSKAHSLILNTFEDLEGPILSRLRSRCPNVYAIGPLHAHLKSRLSGEITRPEPESSNGYWEVDRSCLAWLDAQPSKSVVYVSFGSVTVMGDRQFREFWHGLVDSGRRFLWVVRPNLVGGKDGENGIPAELVEGTKERGCMVGWAPQEEVLRHEAIGGFLTHCGWNSTLEGIVGSVPMICWPQFADQLTNSRYVSEVWRIGVDMKDVCDREIVAQMVNDVMENRRNELMGSVIETAKLAKTSVEEGGSSFRDLERMINDIRLLWRRRIKSGLA; from the exons ATGGAGCAGGAAGAAGCAGAGCCCCATGTTCTGATGTTTCCCTTTCCAGCCTTGGGGCATGTCAACCCAATGCTCAAACTCGCCCAACTTCTTTCCCTCTCCGGCCTCCGAATCACCTTCCTCAACATCCACCGTATCCACCAAACCCTCGTTCTTCACACAAACCTCCAATCTCGTTTCTCTCGCTTTCCCAAATTCAGATTCCAAACCATCACCGACGGCCTTCCCCCTAACTACACCGGCGGCTTGACCAAGCTCTCTGAATTGACTCACAGCATGGAAGCCGTAACCAAGCCCCTTCTCAGACAGATGCTGGTCTCTAGTCAACTGGGTCCCATTCCGACCTGCATAATTCTTGATGGGTTTTTCAGTTTCATGGTTGATGTTGACGCTGAGCCTAGAATCCCCGTTTTCTGTTTTCGTACTGTCAGTgcttgttctttttgggcttatTCATCCATTCCCAGTCTCATCGAAGATGGTCAGCTGCCTGTGAAAG GGGAAGAGGACATGGACAGAATGATCGTAGGCGTGGCTGGAATGGAAAATATTCTCCGATGCAGAGATCTTCCAAGCTTCAGCCGAGTGGGGGACCGCACGGATCCGATCCTTCAATACAGCGTGAACCAAACCATACAAAGCTCTAAAGCTCACTCTCTGATATTGAACACATTTGAGGACTTGGAAGGCCCCATTCTATCTCGTCTACGGAGCCGATGCCCAAATGTCTACGCAATCGGACCTCTTCATGCCCACCTGAAATCAAGACTTTCCGGTGAAATAACTCGGCCGGAACCGGAGTCTTCGAACGGCTATTGGGAGGTGGATCGGAGCTGCCTGGCATGGCTCGACGCTCAGCCTTCGAAATCTGTCGTCTACGTTAGCTTTGGAAGCGTTACGGTCATGGGGGATCGCCAATTTAGGGAGTTTTGGCACGGATTGGTGGATAGTGGGAGGCGGTTTCTGTGGGTTGTGCGGCCCAATTTGGTGGGCGGAAAAGATGGGGAAAATGGGATTCCAGCGGAGTTGGTGGAAGGGACGAAGGAAAGGGGGTGTATGGTGGGTTGGGCTCCGCAAGAGGAAGTGTTGCGACATGAAGCCATTGGAGGGTTTCTGACTCACTGTGGGTGGAATTCGACATTAGAGGGAATAGTGGGCAGCGTGCCAATGATCTGTTGGCCTCAATTTGCAGACCAGCTGACGAACAGCCGATACGTGAGCGAGGTTTGGAGAATTGGGGTGGACATGAAGGATGTTTGCGACAGAGAGATAGTGGCTCAGATGGTGAATGATGTGATGGAAAACAGGAGAAATGAATTGATGGGTTCTGTTATTGAGACTGCAAAATTGGCTAAGACAAGCGTGGAAGAAGGTGGATCGTCCTTCCGTGATTTGGAGCGAATGATCAACGATATTCGATTGCTTTGGAGGAGACGCATAAAGAG TGGCTTGGCTTGA
- the LOC111806648 gene encoding cucumisin-like, producing the protein MDHGGKGFGCCAFLLCSLISSSLPCSAVWQHPPPIPKIYIGSSKPRPYFSDPIAIGSFHAIKKGILTSNSAGNEDPKDSTTTSLSPWLLSVAATTMDRKFVTRVRLGDGRFFQCREFMVYQYPLVYGGDVPNRGFKRSISRCNLVQGIMQVPIPCLLPSSADKMPIAEVKDSRSSLYNIISGTSMSCSHITGVAVYVKTFNPTLSPAAIKSALMTTASPMNASLHSQAEFAYGAGHVNPLKAVNPGLVYDADENEYVKFLCGQGYDTAMVRRITADNTACTSGNIGRVWDLNLPSFALSVAAGSKALNQYFTRTLTNVASSGSTYRAAISAPKGLRITVNPSVLSFNRIGERKSFNLTVGGTVSRRLVSASLVWSDGVHSVRSPITISTSR; encoded by the exons ATGGATCATGGTGGAAAAGGGTTTGGTTGTTGTGCAT TTCTCCTCTGCTCCTTAATCTCCTCTTCCTTGCCTTGTTCTGCAGTGTGGCAGCATCCACCTCCCATTCCCAAGATATATATTGGCTCCAGTAAACCGCGCCCTTATTTCAGCGATCCCATTGCTATTGGATCTTTCCATGCAATCAAGAAAGGAATATTGACCTCCAATTCTGCCGGAAATGAAGATCCCAAGGACTCCACCACCACAAGCTTGTCTCCATGGCTTCTTTCGGTCGCTGCAACCACCATGGACAGAAAATTTGTCACTCGAGTAAGGCTTGGCGATGGAAGATTCTTCCAg TGCAGGGAGTTTATGGTTTATCAATATCCCTTAGTTTATGGTGGTGACGTACCCAATCGAGGTTTCAAACGCTCTATCTCTAG ATGCAATCTGGTACAAGGGATAATGCAAGTTCCAATCCCCTGCCTGCTGCCCTCGTCAGCCGACAAGATGCCAATAGCTGAAGTTAAAGACTCCAGGAGTTCGCTTTACAATATAATCTCAGGGACCTCCATGTCTTGCTCACATATCACGGGAGTCGCAGTGTATGTTAAAACATTCAATCCAACCTTGTCTCCCGCTGCTATAAAATCAGCACTCATGACAACCG CTTCGCCCATGAATGCTAGCCTCCACTCACAGGCGGAGTTTGCGTATGGCGCAGGCCATGTCAACCCACTGAAGGCTGTAAATCCAGGGTTGGTGTACGATGCAGATGAAAATGAGTATGTGAAATTCTTGTGTGGTCAAGGTTACGACACGGCCATGGTTCGACGTATCACTGCCGATAATACTGCTTGCACTTCTGGCAACATTGGAAGAGTATGGGATCTAAACCTTCCTTCTTTTGCACTTTCGGTAGCGGCCGGTTCGAAAGCCCTCAATCAGTACTTCACTAGAACTCTCACAAATGTGGCATCCAGTGGATCCACATATAGAGCTGCCATTTCTGCCCCAAAAGGCCTTCGCATCACAGTCAATCCCTCTGTTCTATCATTTAATCGCATTGGGGAAAGGAAATCCTTCAATTTGACAGTTGGTGGAACAGTGAGTCGTAGGTTAGTCTCTGCTTCTTTGGTGTGGAGTGATGGTGTTCATTCCGTCCGAAGCCCTATTACAATCTCCACTTCCCGTTGA
- the LOC111796750 gene encoding uncharacterized protein LOC111796750, with product MASSPQSTLSGFGSWSAWSSVSSDGSPNGPSQAPSPPTTPFGGDEDTWDLIYAAAGQVARLKMNTQRDGIIGPSQSSSKLASSMRNAGFYSHPSQFGTESPINKQESCLNWGRQVTVENQQIYCGRGDVHHEHGNFVRAVDFPQSAWPSLHPHHRRNPSQPSTPAVSAAYHGSGSAPKKECTGTGVFLPRRYDNNPPQSRKRADCGSIALLPGKNVQDFNRSVPQMTSNRRLPPSYEALMAQRNAIFAQQRLSYSRPAERGQSHEFLLPQEWTY from the exons ATGGCTAGTTCTCCTCAGTCTACTCTTAGTGGGTTTGGGAGTTGGTCGGCTTGGAGCTCGGTGTCGAGCGACGGAAGCCCAAACGGGCCGTCTCAGGCGCCGTCTCCTCCGACCACTCCCTTCGGCGGCGATGAAGACACTTGGGATCTTATCTATGCTGCTGCAGGGCAAGTTGCGAGACTCAAAATGAACACTCAAAGAGATGGGATTATTGGTCCTTCTCAAAGTTCTTCAAAGCTTGCTTCTTCCATGAGAAACGCTGGATTTTACTCCCACCCTTCACAG TTCGGAACAGAGTCTCCGATTAATAAACAGGAAAGCTGTTTAAACTGGGGGAGACAAGTGACGGTTGAAAATCAACAGATCTATTGCGGAAGGGGAGATGTTCACCATGAACATGGGAATTTTGTTCGTGCTGTGGATTTTCCTCAATCCGCTTGGCCTTCTCTGCATCCCCATCACCGGAGAAACCCTTCTCAGCCTAGTACTCCCGCTGTATCTGCCGCCTACCACGGCAGCGGATCGGCCCCCAAAAAGGAGTGCACAGGTACTGGCGTCTTCTTGCCTCGCCGATACGACAACAACCCACCACAATCTCGCAAAAGAGCAG ACTGTGGCTCGATTGCTCTGCTTCCAGGGAAGAACGTTCAGGACTTCAACCGATCTGTTCCCCAGATGACGTCAAATCGCCGCCTTCCACCGAGCTACG aaGCTTTAATGGCTCAAAGAAACGCCATTTTCGCGCAGCAGAGGCTGAGTTATTCCCGGCCGGCAGAAAGAGGCCAAAGCCAtgagtttcttcttcctcaggAGTGGACATactaa
- the LOC111806765 gene encoding cucumisin-like, whose amino-acid sequence MHSSSIGYVRFVGDQRVPDQDSTRLLDSRFSMERGRPTHAVTDHLAGWDRGAAFSRQTRSQLRNGTLYHGDAPNKAGGFSAFTSRFCVEDSVDLSLVRGKTLLRAATLASFTGAVGIIMQALRVVFLNLLCTLIISASASNGDGRKIYIVYMGSKPKDSSQPHLHHRAMLEEVVGSAFSAESIVYSYKRSFNGFAVKLTEEEAQRMADKEGVVSVFPSKNNKLQTTRSWDFIGFPPDVPRVPQQESNIIVGVLDSGIWPDSLSFDDQGLGPPPPKWKGTCEASANFRCNRKIIGARAYRAEGPLPPTEAWGPIDTSGHGTHVASTVAGRLVDNAGLYGFGVGLARGGVPSARIAVYKVCWENGWCSDANILAAIDDAIADGVDILSLSITSLVRPFFEDAIAIGAYQAMRNGILTSNSAGNRGPDWSTTGSTAPWMLSVAANTIDRNFQSQVQLGNGNVYQGVAINLFDLGGKQYPLVYAGDVPNIAGGFSSSTSRFCGVNSVDRNLVRGKIVLCDSSAVSFPSLNGAVGVVMESTTTWHLIGTFPLPASHFNPPSANPIRLYITSNPAPTATIFRSVNVNDTNAPVAADFSSRGPNAISPNILKPDLSAPGVNILAAWPQNVPISHGHPLSSPYNFASGTSMSCPHATAIAVYVKTFSPWWSPAAIKSALMTTASPMDAKVNTQAEFSHGSGQINPLKAVNPGLVYNASESDYVEYLCGIPGITRAQLRLITGEDIICTDINTGRDVDLNYPSFALFMGRGQSLRVFFPRTLTNVEATVSTYRATVYSPPGLNVQFKVDPPALTFHGIGDTKSFTLGVQGWLSATDPATVSASLVWSNGVREVRSPIVLF is encoded by the exons ATGCATAGCTCTTCTATCGGTTATGTGCG CTTCGTGGGGGACCAGCGAGTTCCTGATCAGGACTCGACTCGACTGCTCGATAGCCGTTTTAGTATGGAAAGAGGGAGACCCACCCACGCTGTAACTGATCATTTAGCTGGATGGGATAGGGGAG CCGCGTTTTCAAGGCAAACACGGTCGCAGCTAAGAAATGGAACTCTCTATCACGGAGATGCTCCCAACAAAGCCGGAGGTTTCAGTGCCTTCACCTCCAG ATTTTGCGTCGAAGACTCGGTAGATCTGAGCTTGGTGAGGGGAAAGACCCTATTGAGGGCTGCAACATTGGCATCCTTCACAGGCGCAGTGGGGATTATAATGCAAG CTTTGAGGGTCGTGTTTCTCAACCTTCTTTGCACTTTGATCATCTCCGCCTCTGCTTCCAATGGCGATGGTAGAAAG ATTTACATCGTGTACATGGGGAGCAAGCCAAAGGACTCATCTCAACCTCATTTGCACCATCGGGCAATGTTGGAAGAAGTGGTTGGAAG TGCTTTCTCTGCAGAATCTATAGTGTACAGTTACAAAAGAAGTTTCAACGGATTCGCAGTGAAACTcacagaagaagaagctcAAAGGATGGCTG ATAAGGAAGGTGTGGTGTCTGTGTTTCCAAGTAAAAACAACAAACTGCAAACCACGAGATCATGGGATTTCATAGGTTTTCCACCAGATGTTCCTCGAGTACCTCAACAGGAAAGCAACATCATTGTCGGAGTTCTGGACTCCGGAATTTGGCCGGACAGTTTAAGTTTCGACGACCAAGGTCTTGGTCCTCCACCGCCCAAATGGAAGGGTACTTGTGAAGCTTCCGCCAACTTCCGTTGCAACAG AAAAATCATCGGCGCTCGAGCATACCGAGCAGAGGGCCCTCTGCCCCCTACTGAGGCTTGGGGACCCATCGATACAAGCGGGCATGGGACGCACGTTGCATCGACGGTGGCTGGTCGTCTAGTGGATAATGCAGGCTTATACGGGTTTGGGGTGGGGTTGGCGAGAGGAGGGGTTCCCTCTGCCCGCATTGCTGTGTACAAAGTATGCTGGGAAAATGGTTGGTGCTCCGACGCTAATATTCTTGCGGCAATCGACGATGCAATAGCCGACGGTGTTGATATTTTATCTCTTTCAATTACCAGTCTAGTGAGGCCTTTCTTTGAGGATGCCATTGCCATTGGAGCTTACCAGGCCATGAGAAATGGAATACTGACCTCCAACTCCGCCGGCAATAGGGGTCCCGATTGGTCTACCACTGGAAGTACCGCCCCATGGATGCTCTCTGTCGCTGCTAACACCATTGACAGGAACTTCCAATCACAAGTACAACTTGGGAATGGAAATGTGTACCAG GGAGTTGCAATCAACTTATTTGATCTTGGGGGAAAGCAATATCCGTTAGTTTATGCTGGAGATGTGCCCAATATCGCTGGAGGATTCAGTAGCAGCACCTCCAG ATTTTGTGGTGTGAACTCGGTGGATCGGAATTTGGTGAGGGGAaaaattgttttgtgtgaTTCTTCGGCTGTAAGTTTCCCTTCTCTAAATGGCGCAGTGGGCGTGGTGATGGAAAGCACCACCACGTGGCATTTGATTGGAACCTTTCCCTTGCCTGCTTCCCACTTCAACCCACCAAGCGCCAACCCGATTAGGCTCTATATCACTTCAAACCC AGCTCCCACTGCCACCATTTTCAGGAGTGTGAATGTGAACGACACGAATGCTCCTGTTGCAGCTGACTTCTCCTCTAGGGGACCCAATGCCATATCCCCCAACATTCTCAAG CCGGATTTGAGTGCTCCTGGAGTTAATATTCTAGCTGCATGGCCTCAAAATGTGCCCATCTCTCATGGACATCCATTGTCGTCGCCTTATAATTTTGCGTCAGGCACATCCATGTCTTGTCCTCACGCTACTGCAATTGCTGTATATGTAAAAACTTTCAGTCCCTGGTGGTCACCAGCTGCCATAAAGTCAGCTCTAATGACAACCG CTTCTCCCATGGATGCCAAAGTCAATACACAAGCAGAGTTTTCACATGGTTCAGGCCAAATCAACCCACTCAAGGCAGTAAATCCAGGGTTGGTCTACAATGCAAGTGAAAGCGACTACGTGGAATACTTGTGTGGGATACCGGGCATCACCCGCGCCCAGCTCCGACTGATCACTGGTGAAGATATTATTTGTACTGATATCAACACTGGACGTGACGTGGATCTAAACTATCCTTCTTTTGCTCTGTTCATGGGGCGTGGTCAATCCCTCCGTGTATTCTTCCCAAGAACACTCACAAACGTTGAAGCTACAGTGTCCACATACAGAGCTACGGTTTATTCTCCTCCAGGACTCAACGTCCAATTCAAAGTGGATCCTCCTGCTTTGACATTCCATGGCATTGGAGATACCAAATCATTCACGCTGGGTGTCCAAGGATGGCTGTCCGCAACCGATCCCGCAACAGTTTCTGCATCTTTGGTGTGGAGCAATGGTGTTCGTGAAGTTAGGAGCCCTATAGTACTGTTTTAA
- the LOC111790444 gene encoding cucumisin-like has translation MTRKGITMCSSLLFNLLFLALFRSVLASTSHSHGDDRKIYIVYMGSKLEDPSSAHLHHRAMLEQVVGSTFDPQSVLYTYTRSFNGFVVRLTEEEAQEIASKEGVVSVFLNQNNHLHTTRSWDFLGFPQNVGRVPQLESNIVVGVLDSGIWPESPSFNDDGFGSPPSKWRGSCQVSNFRCNRKLIGGRAYRIGRPILPGDVGSPRDTDGHGTHTASTVAGGLVSQASLYGLGIGTARGGVPSARIAAYKVCWKDGCSDADILAAFDDAIADGVDIVSLSVGSSEPRPYFNDPIAIGSFHAIKNGILTSNSAGNEGPKDFTTTSLSPWLLSVAASGMDRKFVTRVQLGNGNIYEGISINTFDMNLQYPLVYAGDIPNLGFNGSTSRYCEKNSVNPSLAAGKILLCDSVIPSSIFSSFGAIAGILMQAYTRDNARSYPAPAAVLHPNDGIAVYRYIRSTIIPTATIFKSVAGQDSSAPLVVSFSSRGPNALTNDILKPDLSGPGVEILAAWPPVAPIAGVKDSRSSLYNIISGTSMSCPHLTGVAVYVKTFNPTLSPAAIKSALITTASPMSARQHSQAEFAYGAGHVNPLKAINPGLVYDANESDYVSFLCGQGYSTSMVRRITGDNSACTSGNIGRVWDLNYPSFAVSISGTRTVNQYFTRTLTNVARGGSTYRAKISAPQGLSITVNPTALSFNGIGDRKSFRLTVGGTVSQSISSASLEWSDGVHSVRSPITVVALTKSIA, from the exons ATGACAAGAAAAGGCATTACTATGTGTTCTTCTCTGCTCTTTAATCTCCTCTTCCTTGCCCTCTTTCGCAGTGTGCTGGCATCCACCTCCCATTCCCACGGCGATGATAGGAAGATATATATTGTGTACATGGGGAGCAAGCTAGAGGACCCTTCTTCCGCTCATTTACATCACCGAGCAATGTTGGAGCAAGTGGTTGGCAG CACTTTTGATCCACAATCTGTGTTATACACCTACACTAGAAGTTTCAACGGATTCGTGGTGAGACTCACTGAAGAAGAAGCTCAAGAGATTGCCA gtaaggAGGGTGTGGTCTCCGTGTTCCTCAATCAAAACAACCATCTCCACACCACAAGATCATGGGATTTTTTGGGGTTTCCACAAAATGTTGGTCGCGTACCACAACTGGAAAGCAACATAGTTGTTGGAGTTTTGGACAGCGGAATCTGGCCCGAGTCTCCCAGTTTCAACGATGACGGTTTTGGTTCTCCACCATCCAAGTGGAGGGGCAGTTGCCAAGTCTCCAATTTCCGTTGCAATAG AAAACTTATCGGAGGTCGAGCCTATCGCATCGGCAGACCCATTCTCCCCGGCGATGTTGGTAGTCCAAGAGATACCGACGGCCATGGCACGCACACTGCATCCACGGTGGCTGGCGGTCTCGTGAGCCAGGCAAGTCTGTATGGTCTCGGCATTGGCACCGCAAGAGGAGGGGTTCCCTCTGCGCGGATTGCTGCCTACAAAGTATGTTGGAAAGACGGGTGCTCGGACGCCGACATTCTTGCAGCATTCGACGATGCAATTGCTGATGGGGTCGATATCGTATCTCTTTCGGTTGGGTCGAGTGAACCCCGGCCTTATTTCAACGATCCCATAGCTATTGGATCTTTCCATGCAATCAAAAATGGAATATTAACCTCCAATTCGGCTGGAAATGAAGGTCCCAAGGACTTCACCACCACAAGCTTGTCTCCATGGCTTCTTTCTGTCGCTGCAAGCGGCATGGATAGAAAATTTGTCACCCGAGTACAGCTTGGCAATGGAAATATCTATGAG GGAATTTCCATCAACACATTTGATATGAATTTACAATATCCCTTAGTTTATGCTGGTGATATACCCAACCTAGGTTTCAATGGCTCCACCTCTag ATACTGTGAAAAAAATTCAGTGAATCCGAGTTTGGCGGCAGGGAAGATCCTTCTTTGTGATTCTGTAATTCCTTCTTCTATATTCTCTTCCTTCGGTGCCATAGCCGGCATCCTAATGCAAGCCTATACGAGGGATAATGCAAGATCCTATCCCGCACCTGCCGCCGTCCTCCATCCAAATGATGGCATTGCCGTTTATCGTTACATTCGCTCAACAAT CATTCCCACTGCAACCATCTTCAAGAGTGTCGCTGGACAAGATTCATCCGCTCCTCTTGTAGTTTCCTTCTCATCTCGTGGACCCAATGCTCTAACCAACGACATTCTCAag CCAGATTTGAGTGGTCCAGGGGTTGAAATTCTAGCAGCATGGCCTCCAGTTGCGCCAATAGCTGGAGTTAAAGATTCTAGGAGTTCGCTTTACAACATAATCTCAGGGACCTCAATGTCCTGTCCACATCTCACTGGAGTTGCAGTCTACGTCAAAACATTCAATCCAACCTTGTCTCCTGCTGCTATAAAATCAGCACTCATAACAACTG CTTCGCCCATGAGTGCTAGGCAACATTCACAGGCGGAGTTCGCGTATGGCGCAGGGCATGTCAACCCACTAAAGGCTATAAATCCTGGGTTGGTGTACGATGCGAATGAAAGCGACTACGTGAGCTTCTTGTGCGGTCAAGGTTACAGCACCTCCATGGTTCGACGCATCACCGGCGATAATAGCGCTTGCACTTCTGGCAACATCGGAAGAGTATGGGATCTAAACTATCCTTCTTTTGCTGTTTCGATAAGCGGTACGCGAACCGTGAATCAGTACTTCACAAGAACTCTCACAAACGTTGCGCGGGGAGGATCCACATATAGAGCCAAGATTTCTGCCCCACAAGGGCTTTCCATCACAGTGAATCCTACTGCTCTATCATTCAATGGAATTGGAGATAGGAAATCGTTCAGGCTCACAGTTGGAGGAACAGTGAGTCAGTCCATATCCTCTGCTTCTTTGGAGTGGAGTGATGGTGTTCACTCCGTGAGAAGCCCGATCACTGTGGTTGCTCTCACTAAAAGTATAGCTTAA
- the LOC111789678 gene encoding cucumisin-like, with translation MDEVVSVFPSEKKQLHTTRSWDFMGFFQQARRSSLETDLVIGMLDTGIWPESESFSDEGFGPPPPKWKGECQPASNFTCNNKIIGARFFRSEPLGEGDILSPRDTEGHGTHTSSTAGGNLVSGASLFGLGLGTARGGTPSARIAVYKICWSDGCFDADILAAFDNAIADGVDIISLSVGGFIAKDYFNDSIAIGAFHAMKNGILTSNSGGNSGPSLGSITNVSPWSLSVAASTIDRKFVTNVKLGNGESSQGISVNTFQLGDKLIPLIYAGDAPNTTAGFNESLSRFCFPGSLDVNQVEGKIVLCDEIGDGEGALSSGAVGTIMQDGGLQDAAFLFPLPASVLDLNAGNNVFQYLRSTSNPEATIEKSTTIEDMSAPSVVSFSSRGPNLITLDILKPDLAAPGVDIVASWSEGTTIGGLEGDNRVSPFNIISGTSMACPHATGAAAYVKSFHPTWSPAAIKSALMTTGNSLSLIVYLTAFPMAPKLNTDAEFAYGAGHINPVNAINPGLVYDAEEIDYIKFLCGQGYSTQNLRLVTGDESNCSDVTKTAASDLNYPSFGLLMKSQKLNTRVYHRTVTNVGVPVSTYKAVIRAPPGLEVTVRPATLSFRSLGQKMSFTVRVKAKTGGNILSGSLSWEDGVHLVRSPIVAFAIPS, from the exons ATGGATGAAGTTGTTTCCGTGTTTCCGAGTGAAAAGAAACAGCTTCATACGACAAGATCATGGGATTTTATGGGTTTCTTCCAACAAGCTCGAAGATCGAGCTTGGAGACCGATTTGGTCATCGGAATGTTGGATACTGGGATTTGGCCGGAATCTGAAAGCTTTTCCGATGAAGGGTTTGGTCCACCGCCGCCAAAATGGAAAGGCGAATGCCAACCCGCTTCTAACTTCACCTGCAACAA taaaataaTCGGAGCTCGATTCTTCCGGAGCGAGCCTCTCGGCGAAGGCGATATTCTTTCTCCCAGGGATACAGAAGGCCATGGAACCCACACCTCATCTACTGCCGGCGGCAATTTGGTCTCCGGCGCCAGCCTCTTCGGCCTTGGTCTCGGCACCGCACGGGGTGGCACTCCCTCTGCCCGCATCGCCGTCTACAAGATCTGCTGGTCCGATGGTTGCTTCGACGCCGATATCCTCGCGGCTTTCGACAATGCAATCGCCGATGGCGTGGATATCATCTCTCTTTCCGTCGGAGGCTTTATTGCCAAGGATTACTTCAACGATTCAATTGCGATTGGGGCTTTTCACGCCATGAAGAATGGGATTCTGACTTCAAATTCCGGTGGGAACTCTGGCCCTAGCCTTGGCAGTATCACGAATGTTTCTCCATGGTCGCTATCGGTGGCTGCTAGTACCATCGATAGGAAGTTTGTGACCAATGTGAAATTGGGTAATGGAGAATCTTCTCAG GGGATCTCTGTGAACACCTTCCAACTTGGAGATAAGTTGATTCCACTTATATATGCTGGTGATGCTCCTAATACAACTGCCGGTTTCAATGAATCATTATCAAG GTTCTGCTTCCCAGGGTCTTTGGACGTGAACCAAGTTGAGGGAAAGATTGTTCTTTGCGATGAGATTGGTGATGGGGAGGGAGCTCTGAGTAGCGGTGCGGTTGGTACAATAATGCAAGATGGTGGTCTCCAAGATGCCGCCTTTCTTTTCCCCCTGCCCGCTTCCGTGTTAGACTTGAACGCTGGAAACAATGTTTTCCAGTACCTGAGATCAACCAG CAATCCGGAAGCCACCATAGAAAAGAGTACCACAATTGAGGATATGTCAGCTCCATCTGTTGTTTCCTTCTCATCAAGGGGTCCTAACCTAATTACACTAGACATTCTCAAG CCTGATTTGGCAGCACCAGGAGTAGATATAGTAGCATCTTGGTCTGAAGGTACAACAATTGGAGGATTAGAAGGGGATAACCGAGTATCTCCATTTAACATAATCTCTGGCACATCCATGGCTTGCCCACATGCGACAGGAGCCGCTGCCTATGTCAAATCATTCCACCCAACTTGGTCTCCAGCTGCTATTAAGTCTGCACTTATGACAACAGGTAATAGTTTGAGCTTAATTGTTTA TCTTACAGCTTTTCCCATGGCTCCAAAGTTAAACACGGATGCTGAGTTTGCATATGGAGCAGGTCACATAAACCCAGTGAATGCCATAAACCCCGGTTTAGTGTATGATGCAGAGGAGATTGATTACATAAAGTTCTTATGTGGGCAAGGATATAGTACTCAAAATCTTCGCCTTGTTACCGGAGACGAAAGCAACTGCTCAGATGTTACAAAAACAGCTGCATCAGATCTAAATTATCCGTCTTTTGGACTATTAATGAAGTCCCAAAAATTGAATACTCGTGTCTACCACAGGACTGTCACAAACGTGGGGGTGCCAGTGTCGACATATAAAGCAGTTATTCGAGCTCCGCCTGGGCTGGAAGTTACAGTACGTCCTGCTACTCTTTCTTTCCGTTCTCTTGGACAAAAGATGTCGTTCACTGTGAGGGTTAAAGCAAAGACTGGTGGGAATATTCTTTCTGGTAGCTTAAGCTGGGAGGATGGAGTGCATCTGGTGAGGAGCCCCATTGTTGCATTTGCTATTCCATCATGA